One Mauremys mutica isolate MM-2020 ecotype Southern chromosome 9, ASM2049712v1, whole genome shotgun sequence DNA segment encodes these proteins:
- the SLITRK3 gene encoding SLIT and NTRK-like protein 3: MMKPPTAETLHKGRMLWVILLSTIALAWTTPIPLIEDSEEIDEPCFDPCYCEVKESLFHIHCDNKGFINISQITESWSRPFKLYLQRNSMRKLYTNSFLHLNNAVSINLGNNALQDIQTGAFNGLKVLKRLYLHENKLDIFRNDTFLGLESLEYLQADYNVIKRIESGAFRNLSKLRVLILNDNLIPMLPTNLFKSVSLTHLDLRGNRLKVLSYRGMLDHIGRSLMEIQLEENPWNCTCEIVQLKSWLERIPYTALVGDITCETPFHFHGKDLREIKRSKLCPMLSDSEVEASLGIPQLSSSKENSWPTKPSSMLSSFHFTASSVEYKTSNKQPKPTKQPRVPKPPPTSRGLYPGPNQPPIAAYQTRPPIPIICPTGCSCSLHINDLGLTVNCKERGFHNISELLPRPLNAKKLYLSGNLIQKIYRSDFWNFSSLDLLHLGNNRISYVQDGAFINLPNLKSLYLNGNDIERLTPGMFRGLQSLHYLYFEYNLIREIQPAAFSLMPNLKLLFLNDNLLRTLPTDAFAGTSLARLNLRNNHFLYLPVAGVLEHLHAIVQIDLKLNPWDCTCDLVPLKQWIETISSVIVVGDVLCASPENLTRRDVRSVELEALCPELLHAAAASPAPPGGKPSPSSPSAYELSPAGAAAVPLSVLILSLLVLFFSAVFIAAGLFAFVLRRRRKKLPFRGKRPEAGDLGGIHLQCHRFFEEGGRVAGGGGGGGGGGGSPEKAHPVGHVYDYIPHPVTHMCNNPIYKPREEEAEREEGGGEAGERPGGGGAGEPFAEPGRQESGTHYRTLLEKEQEWSLAVSSSQLNTIVAAAHPHHHHPAGGGGLALAGELALAPAPPGFPHEKNGGVLLFPPGGAGLDRERPPLPCTVGFVDCLYGAVPKLKELHVHPPGMQYPDLQQDARLKETLLFSAGKGFTDQPPPSEYLELRAKLQTKPDYLEVLEKTTYRF; the protein is encoded by the coding sequence ATGATGAAACCTCCCACAGCAGAGACTCTCCATAAAGGAAGGATGTTGTGGGTAATTCTTCTAAGCACAATTGCTCTAGCATGGACTACACCAATTCCCTTGATAGAGGACTCAGAGGAAATTGACGAGCCCTGCTTTGATCCATGTTACTGTGAAGTAAAAGAGAGCCTTTTCCATATACATTGCGACAATAAAGGATTTATAAATATTAGTCAGATAACGGAGTCGTGGTCAAGACCTTTTAAACTTTATCTGCAGAGGAATTCCATGAGGAAATTATACACTAACAGTTTTCTTCATTTGAACAATGCTGTGTCTATTAACCTTGGGAACAATGCACTGCAGGACATTCAGACAGGAGCCTTTAATGGGCTCAAAGTTCTGAAGCGATTGTACCTGCACGAGAATAAATTAGACATTTTCAGAAACGACACTTTCCTGGGTTTGGAAAGTCTGGAATATCTGCAGGCAGATTATAATGTCATTAAACGGATTGAAAGTGGGGCATTTCGAAATCTGAGCAAACTGAGAGTCTTGATCTTAAATGACAACCTTATCCCCATGCTTCCCACCAACCTATTTAAATCTGTGTCCTTAACTCATTTGGACTTGCGGGGAAACAGGTTAAAAGTCCTTTCCTATCGAGGGATGCTAGACCATATTGGCAGGAGTCTGATGGAAATCCAGCTGGAGGAGAACCCTTGGAACTGTACCTGTGAGATTGTGCAGCTGAAAAGTTGGCTGGAGCGCATACCTTATACTGCCCTTGTGGGAGACATAACCTGTGAGACCCCCTTCCACTTCCATGGTAAGGACCTGAGGGAAATCAAAAGGAGTAAACTCTGCCCCATGCTGTCTGACTCTGAAGTCGAGGCCAGTCTGGGGATTCCTCAGTTGTCATCTAGCAAGGAGAACTCATGGCCTACTAAGCCTTCCTCCATGCTATCCTCCTTCCATTTCACTGCTTCCTCTGTTGAGTACAAAACATCCAATAAGCAGCCCAAACCCACCAAGCAGCCCAGAGTGCCCAAACCTCCCCCTACATCCCGAGGCCTGTATCCTGGGCCAAACCAGCCTCCTATAGCTGCATATCAGACAAGGCCCCCGATCCCCATCATATGCCCTACTGGGTGCTCTTGTAGTTTGCACATCAACGACTTGGGCCTGACAGTCAATTGCAAGGAGAGAGGATTTCACAACATCTCCGAGCTCCTGCCCAGGCCCCTGAACGCCAAGAAGTTGTACCTGAGCGGCAATTTGATACAGAAAATCTACCGCTCGGATTTCTGGAATTTTTCTTCCTTGGATCTCTTACACCTTGGGAACAACCGTATCTCCTACGTGCAGGACGGGGCTTTTATTAACCTGCCTAACCTGAAGAGCCTGTACCTGAACGGCAATGACATCGAGAGGCTGACTCCGGGCATGTTCAGGGGCTTGCAGAGCTTGCATTACCTGTACTTCGAGTACAACCTGATCAGGGAGATCCAGCCCGCAGCCTTCAGCCTCATGCCCAATCTGAAGCTGCTCTTCCTCAACGACAACCTGCTGCGGACCCTGCCCACCGACGCCTTTGCGGGCACCTCCCTGGCCAGGCTCAACCTGAGGAACAACCACTTCCTCTACCTGCCCGTGGCCGGGGTGCTGGAGCACCTCCACGCCATCGTGCAGATCGACCTCAAGCTCAACCCCTGGGACTGCACCTGCGACCTGGTGCCGCTCAAGCAGTGGATCGAGACCATCAGCTCGGTCATCGTGGTGGGGGACGTGCTGTGCGCCAGCCCGGAGAACCTCACCCGCCGGGACGTGCGCTCGGTGGAGCTGGAGGCGCTGTGCCCGGAGCTGCTGCACGCGGCGGCCGCCTCGCCCGCCCCGCCAGGGGGCAAGCCCAGCCCCAGCAGCCCCTCGGCCTACGAGCTCTCCCCGGCCGGCGCCGCCGCCGTGCCGCTCTCCGTGCTCATCCTCAGCCTGCTGGTCCTCTTCTTCTCGGCCGTCTTCATCGCCGCGGGGCTCTTCGCCTTCGTGCTGCGCCGGCGGCGCAAGAAACTGCCCTTCCGCGGCAAGCGGCCGGAGGCGGGGGACCTGGGCGGCATCCACCTGCAGTGCCACCGCTTCTTCGAGGAGGGCGGCCGCGtggcgggcggcggcggcggcggcggcggcgggggcggcTCGCCGGAGAAGGCTCACCCCGTGGGGCACGTCTACGACTACATCCCCCACCCGGTGACCCACATGTGCAACAACCCCATCTACAAGCCgcgggaggaggaggcggagcgggAGGAGGGCGGCGGCGAGGCCGGCGAGCgcccggggggaggcggggcgggggagccGTTCGCCGAGCCCGGCCGCCAGGAGAGCGGCACCCACTACCGGACCTTgctggagaaggagcaggagTGGAGCCTGGCCGTGTCCAGCTCCCAGCTCAACACCATCGTGGCCGCCGCCCACCCGCACCACCACCACCCGGCCGGCGGCGGCGGGCTGGCGCTGGCCGGGGAGCTGGCGCTGGCGCCGGCGCCGCCCGGCTTCCCCCACGAGAAGAACGGCGGGGTGTTGCTCTTCCCGCCGGGCGGCGCCGGGCTGGACAGAGAGCGGCCGCCGCTGCCCTGCACGGTGGGCTTCGTGGACTGCCTGTACGGCGCGGTGCCCAAGTTAAAGGAACTGCACGTGCACCCGCCGGGCATGCAGTACCCGGACCTGCAGCAGGACGCCAGGCTGAAGGAAACGCTTCTCTTCTCGGCCGGCAAGGGCTTCACAGACCAACCCCCCCCCAGCGAATACCTCGAGTTAAGGGCCAAACTCCAAACCAAGCCGGATTACCTCGAAGTCCTGGAGAAGACAACCTATAGGTTCTGA